A region from the Desulfuromonas sp. TF genome encodes:
- a CDS encoding carbohydrate ABC transporter permease, protein MNGERLRSVLILGGVSVMIVFSLLPFAYMVLTSVSGRPDLLDVRIPFTFTLDHHLAILTRESLHFPDYLLNSLVVSALSAFFAVFIGALAAYAITRLPMPGKALLLFFALTASMFPQVSLISYLFQLMSSLGWVNTYAALVLPYVAWILPLALWILVSYFARIPRDLDRAALVDGCSRWQILWKVIFPVAAPGIFSTFLLAFIFAFNEFLFALMLTADHQARTIPVGIALFQGLHGETPWGDIMAAATVTTIPVVFLTVLFQRRIIQGLTRGAVKG, encoded by the coding sequence GTGAACGGGGAACGACTGAGAAGCGTTCTGATCCTGGGAGGGGTATCCGTCATGATTGTCTTTTCCCTCCTCCCTTTCGCCTACATGGTTCTGACAAGCGTCTCCGGCCGCCCCGATCTTCTGGATGTCCGGATTCCCTTCACCTTCACCCTCGACCATCATCTGGCCATTCTCACCAGGGAATCACTGCATTTTCCCGATTATCTGCTCAACAGTCTGGTTGTTTCGGCCCTCAGCGCTTTCTTTGCCGTGTTCATTGGCGCCCTGGCCGCTTACGCCATCACCCGGCTGCCCATGCCCGGCAAGGCGCTCCTCCTTTTTTTCGCCTTGACCGCCTCCATGTTCCCACAAGTCAGCCTGATCAGTTATCTCTTTCAACTGATGTCGTCCCTCGGCTGGGTCAACACGTACGCCGCGCTGGTACTTCCCTATGTCGCCTGGATCCTGCCGCTGGCCCTGTGGATTCTGGTGAGCTATTTCGCTCGGATTCCGCGGGACCTCGACCGCGCCGCCCTGGTCGACGGTTGCAGCCGCTGGCAGATCCTGTGGAAGGTGATATTCCCCGTGGCGGCCCCTGGGATCTTTTCGACCTTCCTGCTGGCCTTCATTTTCGCCTTCAACGAATTTCTCTTCGCCCTCATGCTGACAGCCGATCACCAGGCCCGTACAATCCCGGTGGGGATTGCCCTCTTTCAGGGGCTGCATGGTGAGACGCCGTGGGGGGACATCATGGCCGCCGCGACGGTGACCACCATTCCCGTGGTATTTCTGACGGTGTTGTTCCAGCGCCGGATCATCCAGGGGCTGACCAGAGGGGCGGTAAAGGGATGA
- a CDS encoding ABC transporter ATP-binding protein, which translates to MKLELVQVAKEFSALRGKVEAVRGIDLIIGEGEFFVLLGPSGCGKSTLLNLIAGLEKPSAGEIRFDGRLVASPREKVFVPPREREVAMVFQSYALYPHLDVFDNIAFPLKIARMERAEIEKAVRRAAETLEITDILSAKPGEISGGQRQRVAIARAIVRRPRVLLLDEPLSNLDMQLRISTRAELKRLQRELGFTAVYVTHDQTEAMTLGDRIAVLKKGAIEQVGTPDDLYRRPANPFVAGFVGVPPMNLFRAEVKKENRGMSLLFGGQRLPLTSDQRGIAELTVGEVLVGLRPEHIRILDSGGKGEGIEGMIDAVEPMGRETLLHVRIGGEKIQVLTTGDEFHCEELIALMPDPEEIHIFPL; encoded by the coding sequence ATGAAACTCGAGCTGGTTCAGGTAGCCAAGGAGTTCAGCGCCCTGCGGGGGAAGGTAGAAGCAGTCAGGGGGATCGATCTGATCATCGGCGAGGGAGAATTTTTCGTTCTGCTGGGGCCGAGCGGCTGCGGGAAGTCGACTCTTCTCAACCTGATCGCCGGTCTGGAAAAGCCGAGTGCGGGAGAGATCCGCTTCGATGGGCGGCTGGTGGCTTCCCCCCGTGAAAAGGTCTTCGTCCCCCCCCGGGAGCGGGAGGTGGCCATGGTGTTTCAGAGCTATGCCCTCTACCCCCATCTCGACGTGTTTGACAATATCGCCTTTCCCCTGAAGATCGCAAGGATGGAGAGGGCGGAGATCGAAAAGGCGGTGCGCCGCGCGGCCGAGACTCTGGAGATCACAGACATCCTTAGCGCTAAACCGGGAGAAATCTCCGGCGGCCAGCGGCAGCGCGTGGCCATCGCCCGCGCTATCGTCCGCCGGCCGCGGGTCCTGCTGCTGGACGAGCCTCTGTCCAACCTGGACATGCAACTCCGGATCTCGACCCGGGCGGAGCTGAAGAGGCTCCAGCGGGAACTCGGTTTCACCGCCGTCTATGTGACCCATGATCAGACCGAAGCTATGACCCTCGGCGATCGGATTGCCGTTCTGAAGAAAGGCGCGATAGAACAGGTGGGTACCCCCGATGATCTCTACCGGCGGCCGGCGAATCCCTTTGTCGCAGGTTTTGTCGGGGTGCCCCCGATGAACCTGTTCCGGGCTGAAGTGAAGAAGGAAAATAGAGGGATGTCTCTTCTTTTCGGCGGACAGAGGCTTCCGCTAACCTCGGACCAGAGAGGCATTGCCGAACTGACTGTCGGAGAGGTTCTGGTCGGCCTGCGACCGGAGCATATCCGGATTCTAGACAGTGGGGGGAAAGGGGAGGGGATCGAGGGGATGATTGATGCCGTCGAGCCCATGGGCAGAGAGACCCTGCTGCATGTGAGGATAGGGGGCGAAAAGATTCAGGTGCTGACGACCGGAGATGAATTCCATTGCGAGGAGCTGATAGCGCTGATGCCGGATCCGGAGGAAATCCACATCTTTCCTCTTTAA
- a CDS encoding membrane protein, with product MENPPVPAPSRGQEISSLEKMTHIIYTLQAGGLLVGFSLVAAVIVNYIKQDDVQGTWLASHFRWQIRTFWFTLLWAVLGGLTFVFVIGYFILVADGIWLVYRIAKGWIFLNEKKQMYAASPLS from the coding sequence ATGGAAAATCCGCCGGTTCCCGCGCCCTCCAGGGGCCAGGAAATCTCCTCACTGGAGAAAATGACCCATATCATTTACACCCTGCAGGCGGGCGGCCTGCTCGTCGGCTTCTCCCTGGTCGCCGCCGTCATCGTCAACTACATCAAGCAGGATGATGTGCAGGGAACATGGCTGGCATCCCATTTCCGCTGGCAGATCCGGACCTTCTGGTTTACCCTTCTATGGGCCGTACTTGGAGGGCTGACCTTCGTCTTCGTCATCGGTTACTTCATCCTCGTGGCAGACGGCATCTGGCTGGTCTACCGCATCGCCAAGGGATGGATTTTCCTGAACGAGAAAAAGCAGATGTATGCTGCATCGCCCCTGAGTTGA
- a CDS encoding UbiD family decarboxylase: MGYRNLSECVKDLEAAGRLRRIHSEVDADLEAGAIQRRVYEAGGPALLFTNVKGCAFPLLGNLFGTLERARYIFRDTLKGIERLVALKLDPAAALKHPLASLGAPRSALHLLPKKVKNGPILAHTTTLDRLPQLKSWPMDGGAFITLPQVYSESAARPGLRHSNLGMYRVQISGGRYAQGREVGIHYQIHRGIGAHHAEALERGVPFRVNIFVGGPPSLTVAAVMPLPEGLPELSFAGLLGGHRLPMVSLPGRLPMPADADFVITGVIDPERTLPEGPFGDHLGYYSLAHDFPVLQVESVHHRPGAIWPFTTVGRPPQEDTTFGAFIHELTGPLIPDVLPGVHAVHAVDAAGVHPLLLALGSERYVPYADDRRPQELLTLANAILGQGQLSLAKYLFIAARDDAPALDIHEIPAFFRHVLERADWRRDLHFQTRTTVDTLDYSGSGFNEGSKVVIAAAGRKRRDLPTEIPGDLRLPPGFNAPRLALPGVLIVRGPACTAPRGSQDEVMDAFCRSFAADSPINAFPLVVIVDDSEFTARTLNNFLWTTFTRSDPACDIYGIEATTSCKHWGCTGALVVDSRSKGHHAPPLLDDPEVEKRVDEFGAPGGELHGII, from the coding sequence ATGGGTTATCGTAATCTTTCCGAGTGCGTGAAGGATCTGGAAGCGGCCGGTCGGCTGCGGCGCATCCACTCCGAGGTGGATGCCGATCTTGAGGCGGGGGCGATTCAGCGGCGAGTTTACGAAGCCGGCGGGCCGGCCCTTCTTTTCACCAATGTGAAGGGATGCGCCTTTCCCCTGCTGGGGAATCTCTTCGGCACTCTGGAGCGGGCCCGGTACATCTTTCGCGACACTCTCAAGGGGATCGAACGTCTGGTGGCGCTAAAACTCGATCCCGCCGCGGCGCTGAAGCACCCTTTGGCCTCCCTGGGCGCTCCCCGATCGGCTCTGCATCTGCTGCCGAAGAAGGTGAAGAACGGCCCCATCCTGGCTCATACCACCACCCTGGACCGCCTTCCACAGCTCAAGTCGTGGCCCATGGACGGCGGCGCGTTCATCACCCTGCCGCAGGTCTACTCGGAAAGCGCCGCCCGACCGGGCCTGCGCCATTCCAACCTGGGGATGTACCGGGTACAGATCTCCGGCGGACGCTATGCGCAGGGGCGGGAGGTCGGGATTCACTACCAGATTCACCGGGGTATCGGCGCGCACCATGCCGAGGCTCTGGAGCGCGGGGTCCCCTTCCGGGTGAATATCTTCGTCGGCGGGCCGCCGAGCCTGACCGTGGCGGCGGTGATGCCGCTGCCCGAGGGGCTGCCGGAGCTCTCCTTCGCCGGACTTCTCGGAGGCCACCGCCTGCCGATGGTCTCTCTTCCGGGACGTCTGCCGATGCCGGCAGATGCCGATTTCGTCATCACCGGCGTTATCGATCCGGAAAGAACCCTCCCCGAGGGCCCCTTCGGCGACCACCTCGGCTATTACAGCCTGGCTCACGATTTTCCTGTTTTGCAGGTGGAGTCGGTCCACCACCGGCCGGGAGCCATCTGGCCCTTCACCACGGTGGGCCGTCCACCCCAGGAGGACACCACCTTCGGCGCCTTTATTCACGAGCTGACCGGACCGCTCATCCCCGACGTTCTGCCTGGAGTCCATGCCGTGCATGCGGTCGATGCCGCCGGTGTCCATCCCCTGCTGCTCGCCCTGGGGAGTGAACGCTACGTTCCCTATGCCGATGACCGCCGGCCGCAGGAGCTTCTGACCCTGGCCAACGCCATACTCGGGCAAGGTCAGCTTTCCCTGGCCAAGTACCTCTTCATCGCTGCCAGGGACGACGCGCCGGCCCTCGACATCCACGAAATTCCCGCTTTTTTCCGGCATGTCCTGGAGCGGGCGGACTGGCGCCGCGATCTGCATTTTCAGACCCGCACCACCGTCGATACCCTGGACTACTCGGGGAGCGGATTCAACGAGGGATCCAAGGTGGTGATCGCGGCCGCCGGCCGCAAGCGCCGCGACCTGCCGACGGAAATTCCCGGCGATCTGCGCCTGCCGCCGGGGTTCAACGCGCCGCGCCTGGCCTTGCCGGGGGTGCTGATCGTCCGAGGGCCGGCCTGCACCGCTCCCCGGGGCAGCCAGGACGAGGTCATGGATGCCTTTTGCCGCTCTTTCGCAGCCGATTCCCCCATCAACGCCTTTCCTCTGGTGGTGATCGTCGACGACAGTGAATTTACGGCCCGCACCCTGAACAACTTCCTCTGGACGACCTTCACCCGCTCCGACCCGGCGTGCGACATCTACGGCATCGAAGCGACGACGTCCTGCAAACATTGGGGGTGCACCGGCGCCCTGGTCGTCGATTCCCGAAGCAAGGGGCATCATGCACCGCCGCTTCTCGACGATCCGGAGGTAGAAAAACGCGTGGATGAATTCGGCGCACCCGGCGGAGAACTGCACGGGATCATTTGA
- a CDS encoding DUF3024 domain-containing protein, which translates to MALPELVRRSAEKRLARYCRDKVPAWAQGQVRLAFAFSGDCTTLYKEKRTWSGGWEAEAVARFCYNHDLHQWALYYPGPEDRWRIYLNVGPSLDLGKLLRHLDEDPIRTFWT; encoded by the coding sequence ATGGCTCTGCCAGAACTGGTTCGCAGATCGGCCGAGAAACGATTGGCCCGATACTGCCGGGACAAGGTGCCCGCGTGGGCGCAGGGGCAGGTTCGGCTGGCCTTTGCCTTCAGCGGTGACTGCACAACCCTGTACAAGGAAAAAAGAACGTGGTCCGGCGGATGGGAAGCCGAGGCCGTGGCGCGATTCTGCTATAATCACGATCTTCATCAGTGGGCATTGTATTATCCGGGTCCCGAAGACCGTTGGCGCATTTACCTGAATGTCGGACCGAGCCTTGACCTCGGTAAGCTCCTCAGGCACCTTGATGAAGACCCCATCCGCACATTCTGGACCTGA
- a CDS encoding alpha/beta hydrolase, whose protein sequence is MILFGAVLILGGCSLQRGYRALLVLADVAAGDRPSRLKKTTPPPENIPVSFVVDGRSYRADLYRPREEALAGLLLIPGAAEEGKDDPRLAALAMTLARVRFAVLVPELTGLRELKVGPGNIREVRDVFAWLVSRPELSPQGRAGMMAFSFGAGPAILAALEPAIQGKVRFILTVGGYHDLVDVLTFFTTGYFQKGDRRRYLTPNVYGKWVFVRSNADRLSDPADQRILKIMAERRMTDPGASLNDLEDRLGPEGEAVYTFVTNRDPGRVRSLLQDLPAGIREDIAELNPAIRDLSSLRARLLLVHGYDDNIIPYTQSIALARTVPEDQSRLFLVQGLVHVDIESGLLSRWRLWRAVDALLAESSEMGN, encoded by the coding sequence TTGATTCTTTTTGGCGCCGTACTGATCCTGGGCGGCTGTTCGCTGCAGCGGGGTTATCGGGCGCTATTGGTGTTGGCCGATGTTGCCGCAGGAGACCGGCCCAGCCGACTTAAGAAGACCACTCCTCCTCCGGAGAACATTCCAGTCTCCTTCGTCGTCGACGGTCGTAGTTACCGGGCCGATCTGTACCGACCCCGGGAGGAGGCATTGGCCGGACTGCTCCTCATCCCCGGGGCCGCCGAAGAGGGGAAGGATGACCCGCGACTGGCGGCCCTGGCCATGACCCTGGCCCGGGTCCGTTTTGCCGTGCTGGTGCCGGAATTGACAGGGTTGAGAGAACTCAAGGTCGGGCCCGGCAATATCCGGGAGGTCAGGGATGTGTTTGCCTGGCTGGTCTCCCGGCCCGAGCTTTCGCCGCAGGGGCGGGCCGGTATGATGGCATTCAGCTTTGGGGCGGGGCCGGCGATACTGGCCGCTCTGGAGCCGGCAATCCAGGGGAAGGTGCGATTCATCCTGACCGTGGGGGGCTACCATGACCTTGTTGATGTCCTGACTTTTTTCACCACCGGCTATTTTCAGAAGGGCGACAGGCGGCGGTATCTAACGCCGAATGTCTACGGCAAGTGGGTCTTCGTACGCAGTAATGCGGATCGCCTTTCCGATCCAGCTGATCAACGTATTCTCAAGATCATGGCCGAGCGAAGGATGACCGATCCGGGGGCGTCTCTCAACGACCTGGAGGATCGCCTCGGACCGGAAGGGGAGGCGGTTTATACCTTTGTCACCAACCGTGATCCCGGTCGCGTCCGTTCTCTTCTGCAGGATCTCCCTGCCGGAATTCGGGAGGATATCGCGGAACTGAATCCGGCCATCCGGGATCTTTCCAGCCTGAGGGCCAGACTTCTTCTGGTCCACGGCTACGATGACAACATCATTCCCTATACCCAGAGTATTGCACTGGCACGGACGGTTCCGGAGGATCAGTCTCGACTGTTTCTGGTCCAGGGTCTCGTGCATGTCGATATCGAATCGGGCCTGCTCAGCCGCTGGCGGCTGTGGCGAGCAGTCGATGCCCTTCTGGCGGAGAGCTCAGAAATGGGGAATTAA
- a CDS encoding HAD family phosphatase, protein MSDTSKELKPSIQAVLFDYGGVLAEEGFREGLKNIARWHGLDPEAFHRLGGEMVYDSGYVVGRGDEPAFWNLMCRRSGLPSYESRFTDEILRRFVLRPTMLAAVRSLNRRGYRTAILSDQTDWLERLDDRDRFFEEFDRVFNSYRLGKGKRDSSIFDDTLRELHLVPAQALFIDDNAGHVARAAGRGLHTILFHDQQQALAEMAQILGHPVP, encoded by the coding sequence ATGTCCGACACTTCGAAGGAATTAAAACCCTCGATCCAAGCGGTTCTTTTCGATTATGGAGGGGTCCTGGCGGAAGAGGGGTTCAGGGAAGGTCTGAAGAATATCGCCCGGTGGCACGGGCTTGATCCGGAGGCCTTTCATCGGCTCGGAGGTGAGATGGTCTACGATTCCGGCTATGTGGTCGGACGGGGTGATGAGCCGGCCTTCTGGAATCTGATGTGCCGCCGAAGCGGACTGCCGTCATACGAGAGCCGCTTCACCGACGAAATACTCCGGAGATTCGTGCTGCGCCCCACCATGCTGGCGGCGGTTCGGAGTCTGAACCGGCGCGGATATCGCACCGCGATCCTCAGCGACCAGACCGACTGGCTGGAGCGGCTCGATGACCGGGATCGGTTCTTCGAGGAATTCGACCGGGTTTTCAACAGCTATCGGCTGGGCAAGGGGAAACGCGACTCCTCCATCTTTGACGACACCCTCCGGGAGCTGCATCTCGTGCCGGCTCAGGCGCTGTTTATCGACGACAATGCCGGGCACGTGGCCCGGGCGGCCGGCCGCGGGCTGCACACCATTCTCTTTCATGATCAGCAGCAGGCGCTGGCCGAAATGGCGCAAATCCTCGGGCATCCCGTTCCATGA
- the corA gene encoding magnesium/cobalt transporter CorA, translated as MKLVRKHSKHVGLPPGSLVHVGDRKIEHPKITLFDYSLERWEEKPLDDVKLSFPLKETSSVTWVNVDGIHQTDLLEKLGTGFGLHPLVLEDILNTEHRPKYEDYDDYLFAVLKMLSFDDQTGDIHAEQISLVLGPKFVLSFQERIGDVFEGVRGRIRSGKGRIRSMGPDYLAYALIDSIVDSYFIILEKIGDRIELLEEELISHPTPNTLQTIHRFKRQMILLRRSVWPLREIIKELQREGSPLIGESTDIFLRDVYDHTIQVAETVETYRDIISGMIDIYLSNMSNRMNEVMKVLTIIATIFIPLTFIAGVYGMNFRNMPELEWRWGYPAAWLLMLAIFGGMMLYFKKKKWF; from the coding sequence ATGAAGCTGGTCAGAAAACATTCAAAACATGTCGGTCTGCCGCCTGGATCGTTGGTCCATGTCGGCGATCGTAAAATTGAACATCCGAAGATCACTCTTTTTGATTATTCGCTGGAGCGCTGGGAGGAAAAGCCTCTTGATGACGTGAAGTTATCCTTTCCTCTCAAGGAAACTTCTTCTGTCACCTGGGTCAACGTGGACGGTATCCATCAAACAGACCTCCTGGAAAAGCTCGGCACTGGTTTCGGCCTGCACCCCTTGGTTCTCGAAGACATTCTGAACACGGAACACCGCCCCAAGTATGAGGACTATGATGACTACCTCTTCGCCGTCCTCAAAATGCTCTCCTTTGACGACCAGACGGGAGATATCCATGCCGAACAGATCAGTCTCGTCCTCGGGCCGAAATTTGTCCTTTCCTTCCAGGAACGGATAGGCGACGTATTCGAAGGTGTCCGGGGCAGGATCCGAAGCGGAAAAGGGCGGATTCGGAGCATGGGGCCCGACTACCTGGCATACGCCCTGATCGATTCGATTGTCGACAGTTATTTCATCATTTTAGAGAAGATCGGCGATCGGATCGAGCTTCTGGAGGAAGAACTCATCAGCCACCCGACTCCGAATACGCTGCAAACCATTCATCGATTCAAGAGACAGATGATTCTGTTGCGAAGATCGGTCTGGCCGTTGCGGGAGATCATCAAGGAACTGCAAAGGGAAGGCTCTCCTCTGATCGGGGAGAGCACGGACATTTTCCTGCGGGACGTTTATGACCATACCATTCAGGTCGCCGAGACCGTAGAAACCTATCGGGACATCATTTCCGGCATGATCGACATTTATTTGTCCAACATGAGCAACCGGATGAATGAGGTCATGAAAGTGCTGACCATCATTGCGACCATCTTCATACCGTTGACCTTCATCGCAGGTGTTTACGGGATGAACTTCAGGAACATGCCCGAACTGGAATGGCGCTGGGGATATCCTGCGGCATGGCTCCTGATGTTGGCGATTTTCGGCGGGATGATGCTCTATTTCAAAAAAAAGAAGTGGTTCTGA
- a CDS encoding mechanosensitive ion channel family protein yields the protein MSRFIPTFLIVLLLVTLTGPLRAQEASPAGDEKTQASEYPGFDQIVPRSSQLVAEATQVRRRIEELRDPIALRERLGTIRQDLQSLEARVGEVVGPLGQGFNQLLDLREKLNETSDSLEILLDNLSSRIAEIASVGSSWRSKQTFWKEWRDFLVRRDISVPQEEFAQARETIEGVLELVSSVSTPLIRQQKEVTDLKSRVNTLLAQIEEIVRRQSFKKVSHSFASREFLQQFNAALWERVIEGIGNVQGISYDFLRSQGWITAMQILLVFVLGGFILHHRVKVEDTEEWHFILFHPWATGAFVSLCSLSFLYSDASPLWDLLLWIVAASSAAILVCALLEDSGKRFMVWLLAVLFLISLVLRTIGFPVPLYRLYLALLSLCGAPLFWVLAANNLREHEGQLTGFAVALRLGAVILLVSFLAQFGGYSTISFRLIDSSLKTVFLGLFAAMTVKLGQGGIEFLFEQEFFRRWRFFRRFGGELTARLKTMFIALVSVYAGLYLLEIWNIYDNVAEGWSALLEYGFTIENVRITVQKILVIGLVLYASIFTSWGIRSLLEAEVFPRRRFDRGIRDAIKKLLHYALIFVGFLFAMSLAGVELKNFAVLAGAFGIGIGFGLQNIVNNFLSGIILLFERPIRVGDIVIIDNAWGTVLRIGLRSTVVTTLDESEIIVPNSLLVSEMVTNWSLTSPLCRVSVPVGVAYGSDVTLVLKILVEAGEENPNVLNDPAPSPLFSGFGDSSLDFELRVWISNVRDRLRVRSEICQFIDRRFREEGVEIPFPQRDLHLRSVSPEIGFTEERPRSGDGDKGKV from the coding sequence ATGTCTCGATTTATCCCGACTTTTCTGATCGTGTTATTGCTGGTGACCCTGACCGGGCCGCTTCGCGCGCAGGAGGCTTCGCCTGCCGGCGATGAAAAAACCCAGGCAAGCGAATATCCCGGATTCGATCAGATCGTGCCCCGCTCCTCCCAGCTTGTTGCCGAGGCAACCCAGGTCAGGAGAAGAATCGAGGAATTGCGTGACCCCATAGCTCTGCGGGAGAGGCTTGGAACGATACGGCAGGACCTGCAAAGTCTCGAAGCGCGGGTAGGCGAGGTGGTCGGTCCCCTCGGTCAGGGATTCAACCAATTGCTCGATCTTCGCGAAAAACTGAATGAGACGAGTGACTCGCTGGAGATTCTTCTCGATAATCTCTCCTCGCGTATCGCCGAAATTGCGAGCGTTGGCAGCAGCTGGAGAAGCAAACAGACATTCTGGAAGGAATGGCGGGATTTCCTTGTAAGAAGGGATATTTCAGTCCCTCAGGAGGAATTTGCCCAGGCCAGGGAAACCATCGAAGGGGTGTTGGAGCTGGTATCTTCCGTTTCCACTCCACTGATCCGGCAGCAGAAAGAGGTTACGGACCTGAAAAGCAGAGTGAACACTCTGCTGGCGCAAATCGAGGAAATCGTTCGCCGCCAAAGTTTCAAAAAGGTTTCCCATTCATTCGCCAGCCGGGAGTTCCTTCAGCAATTCAACGCCGCCCTCTGGGAGCGGGTGATTGAAGGTATCGGCAACGTACAGGGGATCAGTTACGACTTCCTGCGCAGCCAGGGATGGATCACCGCCATGCAAATCCTGTTGGTTTTTGTACTGGGCGGATTTATCCTTCACCATCGCGTCAAGGTCGAAGATACCGAGGAATGGCATTTCATTCTCTTTCACCCCTGGGCGACGGGAGCTTTCGTTTCACTCTGTTCCCTGAGTTTTCTCTATTCGGACGCTTCTCCTCTCTGGGATCTGCTGCTCTGGATAGTGGCGGCTTCCTCTGCTGCCATTCTCGTCTGCGCTCTGCTGGAGGATTCCGGAAAGCGCTTCATGGTCTGGCTGCTGGCAGTTCTTTTTCTCATCTCTCTAGTCTTGCGCACCATCGGTTTTCCCGTTCCCCTGTACCGCCTTTATCTGGCTCTGCTCTCTCTTTGCGGAGCCCCCCTCTTCTGGGTACTGGCCGCGAATAATCTGCGGGAACATGAAGGGCAGCTTACAGGATTTGCCGTCGCACTTCGCCTCGGTGCAGTAATCCTCCTGGTATCCTTTCTGGCACAGTTCGGCGGCTATAGCACGATTTCCTTCCGGCTGATCGATTCATCCCTCAAGACTGTTTTCCTGGGCCTTTTTGCCGCAATGACGGTTAAGCTCGGACAGGGAGGCATCGAATTCCTTTTTGAGCAGGAGTTTTTCCGTCGGTGGCGTTTCTTCCGCCGCTTCGGTGGTGAACTGACTGCACGCCTTAAAACCATGTTCATCGCCCTTGTCTCGGTGTATGCGGGGCTGTATCTGCTGGAGATATGGAACATCTACGACAACGTGGCAGAAGGCTGGTCCGCCTTGCTCGAATACGGATTTACCATTGAGAACGTACGGATTACTGTTCAGAAGATTCTGGTTATTGGACTCGTTCTCTATGCTTCCATCTTCACTTCATGGGGGATCCGCTCACTTCTGGAGGCGGAAGTTTTCCCACGGCGTCGTTTTGATCGCGGAATCCGTGATGCGATAAAGAAGCTGCTGCATTACGCGCTGATTTTTGTAGGCTTCCTTTTCGCCATGAGTCTGGCCGGGGTGGAGCTTAAAAATTTCGCTGTGCTGGCGGGCGCCTTTGGCATCGGGATCGGTTTTGGTCTGCAGAACATCGTTAATAATTTTCTCAGCGGAATCATTCTCCTTTTCGAGAGACCGATCAGAGTCGGGGACATCGTCATCATCGACAACGCATGGGGTACGGTGCTCAGGATCGGGCTTCGTTCCACGGTGGTCACCACTCTCGATGAATCAGAGATTATCGTCCCCAATTCACTGCTGGTATCCGAGATGGTGACCAACTGGTCGCTCACATCACCGCTATGCCGCGTATCGGTTCCTGTCGGAGTTGCCTATGGCAGCGATGTTACGTTGGTTTTGAAAATTCTCGTGGAAGCGGGTGAAGAGAATCCCAATGTCCTGAATGATCCTGCTCCGTCTCCGCTGTTCAGCGGTTTCGGAGACAGTTCGCTCGATTTCGAGTTGCGCGTCTGGATTTCCAACGTCCGCGACCGATTGAGGGTGCGCAGCGAAATCTGTCAATTTATTGACCGTCGTTTCCGGGAGGAGGGTGTGGAGATACCTTTCCCGCAGAGGGATCTTCACCTTCGGAGTGTCTCCCCGGAGATCGGGTTTACAGAGGAGAGGCCTCGATCCGGGGACGGAGACAAGGGGAAAGTCTAG
- a CDS encoding YtxH domain-containing protein: MVRKNNSGTLGAIMLVAGGIIGAGTALLLAPQSGKRTRRQIARCSRKARSQAEEMVKEAADSVSEVIDDLGEKTSDIFERGGEVAESWRNHLLESLDQGQKNLEKQRKRLSERWS; encoded by the coding sequence ATGGTACGCAAGAATAACAGTGGAACACTGGGAGCGATTATGCTCGTAGCCGGAGGAATCATTGGGGCTGGGACGGCGCTGTTGCTGGCGCCGCAATCAGGGAAAAGGACCCGCAGGCAGATCGCCCGCTGTTCCCGAAAGGCGCGCAGTCAAGCAGAGGAAATGGTCAAGGAGGCCGCCGATTCGGTATCCGAAGTCATTGATGATCTGGGGGAAAAGACATCCGACATCTTTGAAAGAGGAGGCGAAGTGGCTGAAAGCTGGCGCAACCATCTGCTCGAATCGCTTGATCAGGGGCAGAAAAATCTGGAGAAACAACGGAAACGACTTTCGGAACGGTGGTCCTGA